In one Candidatus Pelagibacter sp. HTCC7211 genomic region, the following are encoded:
- a CDS encoding GatB/YqeY domain-containing protein, which yields MSLKETIETEYKNALKSKDKIKISTYRLILSSIKDLDIVNRSGPNKKDTDDEDIKKLLKKMVKQRAESIEIYKKNNRTDLLEVEQNEYDILTGFLPSQLGEEETKKICATIISELGAKSLKDMGKVMGELKKKHADEIDFAKAGPLIKELLSS from the coding sequence ATGTCATTGAAAGAAACAATCGAAACCGAATATAAAAACGCCTTAAAATCAAAAGATAAAATTAAAATATCAACCTACAGGTTAATATTATCCTCAATTAAAGATTTGGATATTGTTAACAGATCAGGACCAAACAAAAAAGATACTGACGATGAAGATATTAAAAAGCTATTAAAAAAGATGGTTAAACAAAGGGCCGAATCAATTGAAATTTACAAGAAAAATAACAGAACCGATCTTTTGGAAGTTGAACAAAATGAATATGATATTTTAACAGGATTTTTACCATCACAACTTGGTGAGGAAGAAACCAAGAAAATATGCGCCACAATTATCTCTGAACTTGGAGCAAAATCTTTAAAAGATATGGGTAAAGTAATGGGTGAGCTTAAAAAAAAGCATGCTGATGAAATTGATTTTGCAAAAGCTGGACCTCTTATTAAAGAATTATTGAGCAGTTAA
- the rpoD gene encoding RNA polymerase sigma factor RpoD translates to MERIITKSFARLMGRGTHRGFITYEELNKSLGKRNLSDENLAQAFIHILDENITLVEKKSDFKVLRKKEGSSKEEGKTMEKSDDPIRMYLREMGGVELLSREGEIAIAKRIEAGKDVMLIALSQSPMTAQQFFEWNDQLQKDEILVREIIDIDTNYMEDETTGPSAKQKNAGETEKDEGSGEGDEDDFNPTLAAMETEIKPKVLKTVSTLTKEYNKLIKYQKEKLDCILNSQNFSPAKEKGYQKIVDDILENIKSLQLSPSVLEELVQKHYVENKKIISLEGNLLRLAMDHKIPRNEFIKFYIGNEINPNLKKFLDTNSIWKQFFSKNKEEFKNIRERLIEISHKLGISVTDFKKLVSRVQKGEKESRIAKKEMVEANLRLVISIAKKYTNRGLQFLDLIQEGNIGLMKAVDKFEYRRGYKFSTYATWWIRQAITRSIADQARTIRIPVHMIETINKIVRTQRLILSEFGREATPEELAQKLRMPLDKVRKVLKISKEPVSLEKPVGDEEDSSLGDFIEDTKALAPLEQAIKSNLGEATTKILSTLTPREERVLRMRFGVGMNTDHTLEEVGLQFSVTRERIRQIEAKALRKLKHPSRSKQLKSFLES, encoded by the coding sequence GTGGAAAGAATTATTACAAAATCATTTGCAAGATTAATGGGTCGTGGAACTCATAGGGGTTTTATAACCTATGAAGAATTAAATAAATCCCTTGGAAAAAGAAACCTATCAGATGAAAATTTAGCCCAAGCTTTTATTCATATATTAGATGAAAATATTACATTAGTAGAAAAAAAATCAGATTTTAAAGTATTACGAAAAAAAGAAGGATCTTCCAAAGAAGAAGGTAAGACGATGGAGAAAAGTGATGATCCTATCAGAATGTATTTACGTGAGATGGGTGGTGTTGAATTACTTTCTCGAGAAGGCGAAATTGCAATTGCAAAAAGAATTGAAGCTGGAAAAGATGTAATGTTAATAGCTTTGTCACAAAGCCCAATGACTGCGCAACAGTTTTTCGAATGGAATGATCAATTACAAAAGGACGAAATTTTAGTTAGAGAAATTATTGATATTGATACAAATTACATGGAAGATGAAACTACAGGACCCAGTGCAAAGCAAAAGAATGCTGGTGAAACAGAAAAAGATGAAGGATCTGGTGAGGGTGATGAAGATGATTTTAATCCAACGCTTGCCGCAATGGAAACTGAAATTAAACCAAAGGTTTTGAAAACTGTTAGCACTCTTACTAAAGAATATAATAAACTAATTAAATATCAAAAAGAAAAACTAGATTGTATTTTAAATTCACAAAACTTTTCTCCAGCAAAAGAAAAAGGATATCAAAAAATTGTAGATGATATTTTAGAAAACATTAAATCTCTTCAATTATCCCCTTCAGTTTTAGAGGAATTGGTCCAAAAGCATTATGTTGAAAACAAAAAAATTATATCACTAGAAGGTAATCTTTTAAGACTTGCTATGGATCATAAAATACCAAGAAATGAATTCATTAAATTTTACATAGGTAATGAAATTAATCCTAATCTTAAAAAGTTTTTAGATACTAACTCAATCTGGAAACAATTCTTTTCAAAAAATAAAGAAGAATTCAAGAATATAAGAGAGAGGTTAATTGAAATAAGTCATAAATTAGGGATTTCTGTAACTGATTTTAAAAAATTAGTAAGTAGAGTTCAAAAAGGTGAAAAAGAATCTAGAATTGCCAAAAAGGAAATGGTTGAAGCTAATTTAAGATTAGTAATTTCAATCGCTAAAAAATATACAAATAGAGGTCTTCAGTTTTTAGATTTAATTCAAGAAGGAAATATAGGATTGATGAAAGCGGTTGATAAATTTGAATATCGAAGAGGATATAAATTTTCTACTTATGCAACATGGTGGATTAGACAAGCAATTACAAGATCCATTGCCGACCAAGCTAGAACAATTAGAATTCCAGTTCATATGATTGAAACAATTAATAAAATTGTAAGAACACAAAGACTGATTTTAAGTGAATTTGGAAGAGAAGCTACACCAGAGGAATTAGCTCAAAAACTCAGAATGCCACTTGATAAAGTTAGAAAAGTATTAAAAATTTCAAAAGAACCTGTTTCACTGGAGAAACCTGTGGGTGATGAGGAAGACAGTAGCTTGGGTGATTTTATAGAAGACACTAAAGCGCTAGCTCCTTTAGAACAGGCGATTAAATCAAACTTAGGAGAAGCTACAACTAAAATTTTATCAACTCTTACACCAAGAGAGGAGAGAGTTTTGAGAATGAGATTTGGAGTTGGAATGAATACTGATCACACTTTAGAGGAAGTAGGTCTTCAATTCTCTGTAACAAGAGAGAGAATTAGACAGATTGAAGCAAAAGCTCTTAGAAAACTAAAACATCCTAGCAGATCTAAGCAATTAAAAAGTTTCTTAGAAAGTTAA
- the carB gene encoding carbamoyl-phosphate synthase large subunit, which yields MPKRKDLKKILVVGAGPIIIGQACEFDYSGTQACKALRDEGYKVVLINSNPATIMTDPDVADKTYIEPITLEVLEKILKKEKPDAILPTMGGQTALNLAMEAEKKGILKKYKIELIGANSKAISNAEDRKKFRKNMIDIGLDLPKSEIVNNINQASKVLNKIGLPAIIRPAFTLGGLGGGIAKNKKDYLKIIKNGLHESPVSQVLVEECLEGWKEFEMEVIRDKKDNCIIICSIENIDPMGIHTGDSVTVAPALTLTDKEYQVMRNASIACLRKIGVETGGSNVQFAINPKNGRMVIIEMNPRVSRSSALASKATGFPIAKVAAKLAVGYTLDELKNEITKVTPASFEPSIDYVVTKIPRFTFEKFSTSPASLGTSMKSVGEAMAIGRNFKESLQKALVSLETGYSGLDRIFDLKKNQIQKKLKENIPNKILLVAEAIRKKINFKRIFTLSKIDPWFLEQIKEIVDNETMIKNKGLPKDFNEFNRIKSIGFSDKKLSELTNTSENAVRRKRMALKILPVFKKVDTCAAEFKSFTPYMYSTYQRNFSINSECEADPSSRKKIIILGGGPNRIGQGIEFDYCCCQAAFSLKDAGFETIMVNCNPETVSTDYDTSDRLYFEPLKEEYVFNIIKKEKEKGNLIGVIAQFGGQTPIKLAKFLNDNKLPILGTQYTSIDLAEDRDRFRDLLNKLKLKQAESGIAKTFKQAIQIAEKIGLPLMVRPSYVLGGRAMEIVHEKSQLKNFVEEAFKAAEENPILIDKFIDHAMEVDVDAISDGKQVHVAGIMQHIEEAGIHSGDSACSLPPVSIKPYLIKEIENQTKKLALALKVKGFMNIQFAIKKDEIYVIEVNPRASRTVPFVSKAKGLPLAKIASRVMAGEKLSKFNLRDKSKGMYAVKEAVFPFNKFPNSDLLLGPEMKSTGEVMGFDKNFGMAFAKSQIGAANSLPKQGLAFVSLKDSHKDEGIDLAKELIKLNFTLCATRGTAEYIRKHGMKCKIINKVSSGSPHIVDVLDSKKIALVINTGGGNSEHRLNDAVALRRGTLKNKVPYCTNMSTAQACLEAIKSLKTKKLDVTSLQDI from the coding sequence ATGCCAAAAAGAAAAGATCTTAAAAAAATATTAGTTGTTGGAGCTGGTCCTATTATCATAGGTCAAGCTTGTGAATTTGATTATTCGGGAACTCAAGCTTGTAAAGCTTTAAGAGATGAGGGCTATAAAGTCGTATTAATTAACTCAAATCCAGCAACCATAATGACAGACCCTGATGTTGCAGATAAAACCTACATTGAGCCAATTACTCTAGAAGTTTTAGAAAAAATTCTTAAAAAAGAAAAACCAGACGCAATCCTTCCAACAATGGGTGGCCAAACCGCACTTAACCTTGCAATGGAAGCTGAGAAAAAAGGAATTCTAAAAAAATATAAAATAGAACTTATTGGTGCAAACTCCAAAGCTATTTCAAATGCAGAGGATAGAAAGAAATTTAGAAAAAATATGATTGATATCGGTTTGGATTTACCTAAATCTGAAATTGTAAATAACATCAATCAAGCGTCCAAAGTTTTAAATAAAATTGGACTACCAGCGATTATTAGACCTGCTTTCACTCTTGGAGGTCTTGGAGGTGGTATTGCCAAAAATAAAAAAGATTATCTAAAAATTATTAAAAATGGATTACACGAATCTCCTGTGAGCCAAGTATTGGTTGAAGAATGCCTAGAAGGTTGGAAAGAATTTGAAATGGAAGTTATAAGAGATAAAAAAGATAACTGTATCATTATCTGTTCGATCGAAAATATCGATCCAATGGGAATTCATACTGGAGACTCTGTAACTGTCGCCCCTGCTTTAACATTAACTGATAAAGAATATCAAGTGATGAGAAATGCTTCAATTGCATGTCTTAGAAAGATTGGGGTTGAGACAGGTGGATCGAATGTTCAGTTCGCGATCAATCCTAAAAATGGAAGAATGGTTATAATTGAAATGAATCCAAGAGTATCACGTTCATCTGCACTTGCATCAAAAGCAACTGGTTTTCCAATTGCAAAAGTCGCTGCCAAACTTGCAGTGGGCTACACTTTGGATGAATTAAAAAATGAAATCACAAAAGTAACTCCTGCATCATTTGAACCAAGCATCGATTATGTGGTAACTAAAATTCCAAGATTTACGTTCGAAAAATTTTCAACTTCGCCAGCATCATTAGGCACATCTATGAAATCAGTTGGTGAAGCAATGGCAATTGGAAGAAATTTTAAAGAATCGCTTCAAAAAGCATTGGTTTCTCTTGAAACTGGTTATTCAGGTTTAGATAGAATTTTTGACTTAAAAAAAAATCAAATTCAGAAAAAATTAAAAGAAAATATTCCAAACAAAATTTTACTTGTTGCAGAAGCAATTAGAAAAAAAATTAATTTTAAAAGAATTTTTACTTTATCTAAAATTGACCCTTGGTTTTTAGAACAGATTAAGGAAATTGTAGATAATGAAACTATGATTAAAAATAAAGGACTTCCTAAAGATTTTAATGAGTTTAACAGAATAAAATCTATTGGTTTTTCTGATAAAAAATTATCTGAGCTAACTAACACTTCTGAGAATGCAGTTAGACGTAAAAGAATGGCTCTTAAAATACTTCCTGTATTTAAAAAGGTTGATACTTGTGCTGCTGAATTTAAATCCTTTACTCCTTACATGTATTCAACATATCAACGTAATTTTTCAATCAATTCTGAATGTGAAGCAGATCCTTCTTCAAGAAAAAAAATTATAATACTTGGTGGTGGACCTAACAGAATAGGTCAAGGAATTGAATTTGATTATTGTTGTTGTCAGGCTGCTTTTTCGTTGAAAGATGCGGGTTTTGAGACAATCATGGTTAATTGTAACCCTGAAACTGTATCAACAGATTACGACACCAGTGATCGATTATATTTTGAGCCTTTAAAAGAAGAATATGTTTTTAATATAATCAAAAAAGAAAAGGAAAAAGGAAACCTAATTGGTGTAATTGCACAATTTGGAGGTCAAACTCCAATTAAACTTGCTAAATTTTTAAACGATAACAAACTTCCAATTTTAGGAACTCAATACACATCAATTGATTTAGCAGAGGATAGAGATCGATTTAGAGATCTATTGAACAAATTAAAACTAAAACAAGCAGAAAGTGGAATTGCTAAAACCTTTAAGCAAGCAATTCAAATAGCAGAAAAAATTGGTCTACCATTAATGGTTAGACCGTCTTATGTATTAGGTGGAAGAGCAATGGAAATCGTTCATGAAAAAAGCCAACTTAAAAATTTTGTTGAAGAAGCATTCAAGGCCGCTGAAGAAAATCCTATTCTTATTGATAAGTTTATTGATCATGCAATGGAAGTTGATGTTGATGCAATATCAGATGGAAAACAAGTGCATGTAGCAGGGATCATGCAACATATTGAAGAAGCCGGAATTCATTCTGGAGACTCTGCGTGTAGTTTACCTCCAGTATCAATTAAACCATACTTAATTAAAGAAATAGAAAATCAGACTAAGAAATTAGCTTTAGCTTTAAAAGTTAAAGGTTTTATGAATATTCAATTTGCAATTAAAAAAGATGAGATTTATGTAATTGAAGTAAATCCTAGAGCAAGTAGAACGGTTCCATTTGTATCCAAAGCAAAAGGTCTGCCGCTTGCTAAAATTGCATCACGTGTAATGGCTGGTGAAAAATTATCTAAATTTAATCTAAGAGATAAATCTAAGGGAATGTATGCGGTAAAAGAAGCGGTATTTCCTTTTAATAAATTTCCAAATAGTGATTTGCTTTTAGGACCTGAAATGAAATCAACCGGTGAAGTAATGGGATTTGATAAAAACTTTGGAATGGCATTTGCCAAAAGTCAAATTGGAGCTGCTAATTCCTTACCAAAACAAGGACTAGCATTCGTATCATTGAAAGACTCCCATAAAGATGAAGGGATAGATTTAGCAAAAGAACTTATAAAACTTAATTTCACGCTATGTGCAACAAGAGGTACTGCAGAGTACATTAGAAAGCATGGGATGAAGTGTAAGATTATTAACAAAGTAAGTAGTGGTTCTCCTCATATTGTTGATGTATTAGACTCTAAAAAAATTGCTTTAGTAATTAATACTGGTGGCGGAAACTCTGAACATAGATTAAATGATGCAGTCGCACTAAGAAGAGGAACGCTTAAAAATAAAGTTCCTTATTGCACCAACATGTCAACAGCTCAAGCTTGTCTTGAGGCAATTAAATCACTTAAAACAAAAAAATTAGATGTAACTTCTCTGCAAGATATATAA
- the dnaG gene encoding DNA primase, producing the protein MKYPKEYLDEIKTRLKVSTVVSKSVALKKRGKEYVGLSPFKNEKTPSFTVNDEKEFYHCFATSEHGNIFDFVMKIQNLKFGEAVKHLAQLAGMQPYMFSKQDEEREKKWKEYLSIYEQYVNFYHNELLKNETYSNARDYLKNRFLGKDEVKKFKIGYIEKNPTFFEKLKNEFSEQTLVESGLFYLDEKKKTYVERFRGRLIFPINNISGQPVALGGRIIENLEYLAKYINSPETNFFKKGSNLYNLDLARKFSNKLDHIYLVEGYMDVVGLSKNGIENVVANLGTSLTDKQILTLNQFFDDIIICFDGDESGYKAAVRAAENSIKELKPEKQISFLFLPDKEDPDSYVNKNGKNYFIEFTNQSKLSIHQFIFSHYKKQTDNNPSSMAIFEKKLRGIANTIKDDFIKKYVLEYFLEKIAELTPHSNQNKNKYYVKKTKSLDTTKKHFNDSKSITSVELKEFSLLYLLLNNLSFLQANIHLIEDIKFFTEINRQILDTIIQKLKSGEQITIDDLNLDKQLLDKINKFAPIKHILKNKPNNENQVIELLDDISKDLFNYDLEFRIQELESKFSKDMSETTFNELKELKNERKIN; encoded by the coding sequence ATGAAATATCCAAAAGAGTACCTTGACGAAATTAAAACAAGACTAAAAGTTTCTACAGTTGTATCTAAGTCAGTTGCGCTTAAGAAAAGAGGTAAAGAATACGTAGGTTTATCTCCATTTAAGAATGAGAAAACTCCATCATTTACTGTTAATGATGAAAAAGAATTTTATCATTGTTTTGCAACATCTGAACATGGCAATATTTTTGATTTTGTGATGAAAATTCAAAATTTAAAATTTGGTGAAGCAGTTAAACATCTCGCTCAATTAGCTGGAATGCAGCCATATATGTTTTCAAAACAAGATGAAGAAAGAGAAAAAAAATGGAAAGAATATCTTTCAATTTATGAACAATATGTAAATTTTTACCATAATGAATTACTTAAAAATGAAACTTATTCTAATGCAAGAGATTATTTAAAAAATAGATTTTTGGGTAAAGATGAAGTTAAGAAATTCAAAATTGGATATATAGAAAAAAATCCAACTTTTTTTGAAAAATTAAAAAATGAATTTAGCGAACAAACTTTAGTTGAGAGTGGTTTATTTTATTTAGATGAAAAAAAGAAAACATATGTTGAAAGATTTAGAGGTCGATTAATTTTTCCAATTAACAATATTTCAGGTCAGCCAGTTGCATTAGGGGGAAGAATAATTGAAAACTTAGAATATCTAGCAAAATATATTAATTCGCCAGAGACAAACTTTTTCAAAAAAGGATCAAACTTATATAACTTAGATCTTGCAAGAAAATTTTCAAATAAATTAGATCATATCTATCTAGTTGAAGGTTATATGGATGTAGTTGGTTTAAGTAAAAATGGAATTGAAAATGTAGTAGCAAATCTTGGAACATCTTTAACAGATAAACAAATTTTAACTTTAAATCAGTTTTTTGATGATATTATTATTTGTTTTGATGGTGATGAAAGTGGTTACAAAGCAGCTGTTAGAGCAGCAGAAAACTCCATAAAAGAATTAAAACCTGAAAAACAAATATCTTTTTTATTCTTGCCCGATAAGGAGGATCCAGACAGTTATGTTAATAAAAATGGTAAAAATTACTTCATAGAATTTACCAATCAGAGCAAGTTATCCATTCATCAATTTATTTTTAGCCATTATAAAAAGCAAACAGATAATAACCCGTCTTCTATGGCAATATTTGAGAAAAAACTTAGAGGTATTGCTAACACTATTAAAGATGACTTTATTAAAAAGTATGTTCTCGAATATTTTTTAGAAAAAATAGCTGAATTAACTCCCCATTCTAACCAAAATAAAAATAAGTATTATGTTAAAAAAACTAAATCTCTAGATACAACAAAAAAACATTTTAATGACAGTAAATCTATAACAAGTGTTGAGTTAAAAGAGTTTTCTTTATTGTATTTATTGCTTAACAATCTTTCTTTTTTACAGGCTAATATTCATTTAATTGAAGACATTAAATTTTTTACTGAAATAAATAGACAAATACTTGATACAATTATTCAAAAATTAAAATCAGGAGAGCAAATAACTATTGATGATCTAAATTTAGACAAACAATTATTAGATAAGATCAACAAATTTGCTCCTATTAAACATATTTTGAAAAATAAGCCTAATAATGAAAATCAAGTTATAGAATTACTAGATGATATTTCTAAGGATCTTTTTAATTACGATCTTGAATTTAGAATCCAAGAATTAGAATCGAAGTTTTCAAAAGATATGAGCGAAACGACTTTTAATGAGCTAAAAGAGTTGAAAAACGAGAGAAAAATCAATTAA
- the carA gene encoding glutamine-hydrolyzing carbamoyl-phosphate synthase small subunit produces MIKKAKKTNSKNSEINTGVLVLENKKVFKGIGIGYQGEATGEVCFNTSLTGYQEIISDPSYAGQIINFTFPHIGNVGTNKQDYESDKIWTKGVIFNSEITSPSNYRSFQHLDAWLKKNKIVGITGLDTRSLTNFIRDKGAPKGTIANSKNGKFNISKLTNSTTKWSGLKNLDLAEKVTTSKNYIWKGFKTWKKETGYKKNNKSLFHVVAIDYGIKKNILRYFSDFNCKVTVVSCKTPADKILALKPNGIFLSNGPGDPAATGKYAIKIVKDLINKNLPLFGICLGHQILALALGGKTKKMKLGHRGANHPVKNLIHDNVEITSQNHGFEVVIENLPKNIQITHKSLFDNSIEGIRIKNKPVFSVQYHPESNPGPQDSVYLFQEFINNMKKNAKKKRS; encoded by the coding sequence TTGATCAAAAAAGCAAAAAAAACTAACTCAAAAAATTCAGAAATCAATACAGGCGTTTTAGTTCTTGAAAATAAGAAGGTTTTTAAAGGAATTGGAATTGGTTATCAGGGAGAAGCGACTGGAGAAGTTTGTTTTAATACCTCATTAACTGGTTATCAAGAAATTATATCGGATCCATCTTACGCAGGACAAATAATAAACTTTACATTTCCCCATATTGGGAATGTTGGAACTAATAAACAGGATTATGAAAGTGATAAAATTTGGACCAAAGGAGTAATTTTTAACTCTGAAATAACATCTCCATCAAACTATAGATCTTTTCAACATTTGGATGCTTGGCTTAAGAAAAATAAAATAGTTGGTATTACTGGGTTAGATACCAGAAGTTTAACAAATTTTATTAGAGATAAAGGTGCTCCTAAGGGAACAATTGCCAATTCAAAAAATGGAAAATTTAATATTAGTAAACTAACTAACTCAACAACAAAATGGAGTGGTTTAAAAAACCTTGATCTTGCTGAAAAAGTAACCACATCAAAAAACTATATCTGGAAAGGCTTTAAAACTTGGAAAAAAGAAACGGGTTATAAAAAAAATAATAAAAGTTTATTTCATGTAGTAGCGATTGACTATGGAATAAAAAAAAATATTTTAAGATATTTTTCTGACTTTAATTGTAAAGTAACTGTTGTTTCTTGTAAAACACCAGCTGATAAAATTTTAGCACTGAAACCAAATGGTATTTTTTTATCTAATGGTCCAGGTGATCCAGCAGCAACCGGTAAATATGCTATTAAAATTGTTAAAGATTTAATTAATAAAAACTTACCTTTATTTGGGATTTGTTTAGGTCATCAAATACTTGCTCTAGCATTGGGTGGTAAAACAAAAAAAATGAAACTTGGTCATAGAGGTGCTAACCATCCAGTTAAAAATTTAATTCATGACAATGTAGAAATTACTAGTCAAAATCACGGCTTTGAAGTAGTAATAGAAAATTTACCAAAAAATATTCAAATCACACACAAATCTTTATTTGATAACAGTATTGAAGGAATAAGAATAAAAAATAAACCAGTATTCTCAGTTCAGTACCATCCTGAGTCCAACCCTGGACCACAAGATAGTGTTTATTTATTTCAAGAATTTATTAACAACATGAAAAAAAATGCCAAAAAGAAAAGATCTTAA